One stretch of Hevea brasiliensis isolate MT/VB/25A 57/8 chromosome 12, ASM3005281v1, whole genome shotgun sequence DNA includes these proteins:
- the LOC110663687 gene encoding kinesin-like protein KIN-4A isoform X4, which yields MEPPHSPSPSPSPATPASAEDCCVKVAVHVRPLIGDERAQGCKDCVTVISGKPQVQIGTHSFTFDHVYGSTGSPASAIFEECIAPLVDGLFQGYNATVLAYGQTGSGKTYTMGTGFKDGCQTGIIPQVMNILFSKIETLKHQTEFQLHVSFIEILKEEVHDLLDPSSLNKSDTANGHTGKVNIPGKPPIQIRETSNGVITLAGSTEVSVSTLKEMAACLEQGSLSRATGSTNMNNQSSRSHAIFTITLEQMRKLNPLFPSDSNTNESMNEEYLCAKLHLVDLAGSERAKRTGSDGLRFKEGVHINRGLLALGNVISALGDEKKRKEGVHVPYRDSKLTRLLQDSLGGNSKTVMIACISPADINAEETLNTLKYANRARNIQNKPVVNRDPTSSEMLRMRQQLEYLQAELCARGGGSSSNEVQVLKERIAWLEAANEDLCRELHEYRSRCTAVDQRETDAQDGSTCYVKSDGLKRSLHSIESTDYQMGETLPGDSREIDEEVAKEWEHTLLQNTMDKELHELNRRLEEKESEMKLFGGVDTAVLKQHFGKKIMELEDEKKAVQQERDRLLAEIENLSASSDGQTQKLQDIHAQKLKALEAQILDLKKKQENQVQLLKQKQKSDEAAKRLQDEIQSIKAQKVQLQHRIKQEAEQFRQWKASREKELLQLRKEGRRNEYERHKLQALNQRQKMVLQRKTEEAAMATKRLKELLEARKSSARDNSGIANGNGTNGQSNEKSLQRWLDHELEVMVNVHEVRFEYEKQSQVRAVLAEELAVLRQVDEFASKGLSPPRGKNGFARASSMSPNARMARISSLENMLSMSSNSLVAMASQLSEAEERERAFTNRGRWNQLRSMGDAKNLLQYMFNSLADARCQVWEKEMEISQVWEKEMEIKEMKEQFKELVGLLRQSEVQRKEVEKELKLREQAISIALATSASACNEQGNSYNSLKHFADDMSGPLSPMSVPAQKQLKYTPGIANGSVRQTAAFIDQTRKMVPLGQLSMRKLAVAGQGGKLWRWKRSHHQWLLQFKWKWQKPWRLSEWIRHSDETIIRAKHRPHALPHVA from the exons ATGGAACCTCCTcattctccttctccttctccttctcctGCTACTCCTGCTTCGGCTGAGGATTGTTGTGTCAAAGTTGCCGTTCATGTCAGGCCGCTCATCGGTGATGAACGGGCTCAAGGTTGTAAGGATTGTGTCACTGTTATCTCGGGAAAGCCTCAG GTACAGATAGGCACACATTCATTTACCTTTGATCATGTCTATGGGAGCACTGGTTCTCCCGCATCTGCTATATTTGAAGAATGTATTGCTCCACTCGTTGATGGCTTATTCCAAGGATATAATGCAACAGTTCTTGCTTATGGTCAG ACTGGATCTGGAAAGACATATACAATGGGCACTGGCTTCAAAGATGGTTGCCAAACAGGAATAATTCCTCAAGTCATGAACATTTTGTTTAGCAAGATTGAAACTTTAAAACATCAGACTGAATTCCAGCTGCATGTTTCTTTTATAGAG ATTCTGAAAGAAGAAGTACATGATTTGCTGGATCCCTCTTCTTTGAACAAGTCAGATACTGCAAATGGGCATACGGGAAAAGTAAACATCCCAGGGAAACCACCAATACAAATTCGTGAAACGTCAAATGGTGTTATAACACTAGCTGGATCTACTGAAGTTAGTGTTAGTACGCTTAAGGAAATGGCTGCTTGCCTAGAACAAGGATCATTGAGCAGGGCAACAGGGAGTACAAACATGAACAATCAATCAAG TCGTTCACATGCAATCTTCACCATCACACTAGAGCAAATGCGTAAACTCAATCCTTTGTTCCCCAGTGATAGCAATACCAATGAGAGTATGAATGAAGAGTATCTGTGTGCCAAGCTGCATTTAGTAGATCTTGCTGGATCAGAGCGAGCTAAAAGAACAGGTTCTGATGGTTTGCGTTTTAAAGAAG GAGTTCACATCAACAGGGGCCTTCTTGCACTTGGTAATGTCATCAGTGCATTAGGTGATGAAAAAAAGCGCAAAGAAGGAGTTCATGTTCCGTATCGGGACAGTAAATTGACTCGGCTTTTGCAA GACTCACTTGGTGGTAACAGTAAAACTGTTATGATAG CTTGCATTAGTCCTGCTGATATTAATGCCGAGGAAACACTTAACACTCTAAAGTACGCAAATCGTGCTCGCAATATCCAAAACAAGCCTGTT GTAAATAGAGATCCCACGTCAAGTGAGATGCTAAGGATGCGCCAACAACTAGAGTATTTGCAGGCTGAACTTTGTGCCCGAGGAGGAGGTTCTTCATCAAATGAAGTTCAG GTTCTCAAGGAAAGAATTGCTTGGCTTGAAGCTGCAAACGAGGATCTTTGCCGAGAACTTCATGAATACCGCAGCAGATGCACTGCAGTAGACCAACGCGAAACAGATGCTCAA GATGGTAGCACCTGTTATGTAAAAAGCGATGGGCTTAAAAGGAGTCTGCATAGTATAGAGTCAACAGATTATCAAATGGGAGAAACCTTGCCTG GTGATTCTAGGGAAATTGATGAAGAGGTAGCAAAAGAGTGGGAGCACACACTTCTGCAGAATACAATGGACAAGGAGTTGCATGAATTGAATAGGCGTTTAGAGGAGAAAGAG TCAGAGATGAAACTTTTTGGAGGGGTTGATACTGCAGTACTCAAGCAACACTTCggaaaaaaaattatggaattgGAGGACGAAAAGAAAGCTGTGCAG CAAGAGAGGGATCGTTTGTTGGCTGAAATTGAAAATCTCTCAGCTAGTTCTGATGGCCAGACACAAAAATTGCAAGATATCCATGCCCAGAAATTGAAAGCACTTGAGGCACAG ATTCTGGATCTTAAGAAAAAGCAAGAGAACCAGGTTCAGCTTTTAAAGCAAAAACAGAAGAGTGATGAAGCAGCAAAGAGATTACAGGATGAAATTCAATCCATAAAGGCACAAAAG GTTCAGTTGCAACATAGGATCAAACAAGAGGCAGAACAATTTCGACAATGGAAAGCCTCTCGGGAAAAGGAACTGCTGCAG TTGCGAAAGGAAGGGAGAAGAAATGAATATGAAAGGCATAAGCTACAAGCTTTAAACCAGCGCCAAAAAATG gttctTCAGAGAAAGACAGAAGAGGCTGCAATGGCCACCAAGCGGCTGAAGGAGCTGCTTGAAGCTCGTAAATCTTCTGCCCGTGACAACTCAG GTATTGCCAATGGAAATGGAACAAATGGACAG AGCAATGAGAAATCCTTGCAACGTTGGCTTGATCATGAGCTAGAAGTCATGGTGAATGTGCATGAAGTTCGTTTTGAATACGAGAAACAAAGCCAAGT ACGAGCTGTACTTGCTGAGGAGCTAGCTGTGTTGAGGCAAGTAGATGAGTTTGCCTCAAAGGGGCTAAGTCCTCCCAGAGGAAAGAATGGGTTTGCTAG GGCTTCTTCCATGTCTCCAAATGCAAGAATGGCCAGAATATCTTCACTTGAGAACATGTTAAGCATGTCTTCTAATTCACTTGTTGCAATGGCTTCACAACTTTCAGAGGCAGAAGAGCGGGAACGTGCATTCACTAACCGCGGACGTTGGAATCAGCTGCGTTCAATGGGAGATGCAAAGAACTTGCTTCAGTACATGTTCAATTCCCTAGCAGATGCAAG GTGTCAGGTATGGGAAAAGGAAATGGAAATCAGTCAGGTATGGGAAAAGGAAATGGAAATCAAGGAAATGAAGGAACAATTTAAAGAACTTGTAGGGCTCTTGCGACAAAGTGAGGTGCAAAGAAAAGAAGTGGAGAAAGAGTTAAAATTGAGAGAGCAAGCTATTTCAATTGCTTTGGCTACATCAGCTTCG GCTTGCAATGAACAGGGGAATTCCTACAATTCACTGAAACATTTTGCTGATGACATGAGTGGTCCTTTGTCTCCAATGTCTGTACCAGCACAGAAACAGCTAAAATATACGCCAGGTATTGCTAATGGTTCAGTCAGACAGACAGCAGCATTCATAGATCAGACAAGAAAG ATGGTGCCACTTGGGCAGTTGTCAATGAGAAAATTAGCAGTTGCAGGACAAGGTGGGAAGCTGTGGAGATGGAAAAGAAGTCATCACCAGTGGCTTTTGCAATTCAAATGGAAGTGGCAGAAGCCATGGAGACTGTCAGAATGGATTAGGCACAGTGATGAAACAATCATAAGAGCAAAGCATCGTCCACATGCTTTGCCACATGTGGCCTAA